The Candidatus Obscuribacter sp. genomic interval GCATGGAAAAGCGGTCTATCTGGTGATTAAGTGCTTGGGTGGAGCTTTTAGTTATTGGGGGGTGAAATAAAGACATTTGCACCCTAGCAAAAGCCAGCTTTTAGTCTCAAGTAGAAGTATTTCAGGAGTGACCATGCATTATTAAATGCATGGTAATTGGTACGATTTTGCCTCTTTACAATTGGCCTGGCACCTTATAAATACAATTTGGGCCTTAGAATATACGGTCTGATTAAGCGCGATGCTGATCACTACCGCCTGGCTTTTTAGCCTCTGGTGGATAAAGCCTCTGTCGGCTGGCGCAACTAGCGCACTGAGCAAAATAATAAAGCAACAAACACTGTGGAAAAAGCAATGGATAAATCAAGCAGACGAGCGATAGTTGTGGTCATAGATGGCTGTGGTATTGGCGCTTCACCGGATCATGACGTCTTTGGCGATTCGGCTCAGTGCAATACCATTGCCAATACGGCAAGCGCTGTGGGTGGACTGGCTCTGCCTAATATGGCCAGTCTCGGTTTGGGCAATATCTGCGACATTGCGGGAGTGAGTAAGACTGCAAAAGCACGCGGGTTTTATGGCAAACTGGCCGAAGCGAGCAACGGCAAAGATACTCAGACAGGGCACTGGGAGATGATGGGCATCATCTCCAAAGAAGCTTTTCCTATGTTTCCCAATGGTTTTCCGCCTGAAGTAATTGACAAATTTATTGCCGAAACTGGCTGTAAGGGCATACTTTGCAATAAGCCAGCCTCCGGTACCACTGTGCTGGAAGAACTGGGCGAGGAGCACGAACGTACTGGCTATCCCATTGTCTACACTAGCGGCGATAGTGTTTTTCAGATTGCCTGTCATGTGGATGTAGTGCCACTGGCTACTCTTTACCGGTGGAGCGAAATCGCTCGCAAAATACTGGATGGTCCTTACCGTGTCGGTAGAGTCATAGCCAGACCGTTTAACGGCACTAAGGGCAACTACAAGCGCATCTCAGGCGATCGTCATGACTATGCCGTGCCACCGCCAGGCAAAACTTTTCTCGACCATACATTAGAGAGTGGGCTTGGTGTCTTTGGTGTAGGCAAAATTGAAGATATCTTTGTTGGTCATGGCCTTAGTCATGCCAAACATACTGGCACTAACAAAGAAGGTCTCGATCTGACTTTGCAGGCAGTAAGAAACAGTCTGGATCTGAGCAAAATTGAAATGGATAAAAACAAGACTGATCGGATGGGTCTTATTTTTACCAATCTGGTGGACACCGATTCGCTATATGGCCACCGCCGCGATGCCAAAGGCTATGGCTCAGCACTTGTCGAAATCGACCAGTGGCTTGGTGAAATCATAAAAAGCATGAGACCGGATGATTTGCTTTTGATCTCGTCAGATCATGGCAATGACCCCACCGCCCCCGGAACAGACCACACCCGCGAATTTGTGCCACTAATCGCTTACAGTCCTTCGCTTGAAGCAAGTGAGGCTGAGCGGGATCTCAGTGAAGAGCAAAAACAACTAGCTCACAATATCGGTGTGCGCGATGGTTTTGCCGATATAGCTGGCACACTTAATGATTGGCTGGGGCTGTCCTGGTCAGGAGCGGGCAGCTCTGTACTGGTTGGAGGTGCAAAATGAAACTGAGATACGCTAAGCGTATTGATTTTACAGGGCAAGTAAAAGAGTTTGCTCAGGAAGCTGCTTTTGGCGAGTCAGTAATCAAAATGCTGCGTGACAAAGGCAAAGCCGAAGTGGCGATTGTAATAGACCGCGCTTACGGACTCAAAGATGATACGCCCTATCTCATTAGTGACCATCTCAATTTAAGTGGCAATAATCCGCTCGTCGGACCAAACGATGCCATCGGGCAGAGATTTCCGGTGGTCAATAACATCTATCTTGATGCCAATGACACCATGGACCAGGAAGAGACCTGGAGTCTCGGTAACCCGCTGGGCAAGATGCAATACGCAATAGCTGCTGGCTTACATCCTGGTGTTACACCGACAGATGCCGAGTTGGAATTTATCCATAAACTTGGTGCCAAACTATATTGCTACAACCTGGTGCCCACAATGATAGTGGCTGCTCATGCCGGTCTTAAAGTGGTCGGTGTGGCTCTGCCCGAAGGTGCCAGCCTGCGTCCAGACATTTTAGCAACGCTTTTGAGGTAGTGGAGATGGGCAATAATACAAAACAAAAGCTGACAGTTTCAGCAAGCGAAGCAGTTGCTAACCTGCGCAAACTTTATCCAGCAGTGCCTCGTGCCGCTGTGATTCTGGGCTCTGGTGTCAATGTCCTGGAAGGTTTGCTTAACCCCATTGT includes:
- a CDS encoding phosphopentomutase, producing the protein MDKSSRRAIVVVIDGCGIGASPDHDVFGDSAQCNTIANTASAVGGLALPNMASLGLGNICDIAGVSKTAKARGFYGKLAEASNGKDTQTGHWEMMGIISKEAFPMFPNGFPPEVIDKFIAETGCKGILCNKPASGTTVLEELGEEHERTGYPIVYTSGDSVFQIACHVDVVPLATLYRWSEIARKILDGPYRVGRVIARPFNGTKGNYKRISGDRHDYAVPPPGKTFLDHTLESGLGVFGVGKIEDIFVGHGLSHAKHTGTNKEGLDLTLQAVRNSLDLSKIEMDKNKTDRMGLIFTNLVDTDSLYGHRRDAKGYGSALVEIDQWLGEIIKSMRPDDLLLISSDHGNDPTAPGTDHTREFVPLIAYSPSLEASEAERDLSEEQKQLAHNIGVRDGFADIAGTLNDWLGLSWSGAGSSVLVGGAK